In one window of Tumebacillus algifaecis DNA:
- a CDS encoding SpoVR family protein produces the protein MKKNELKELEEAIEEITMIARDFGLDFYDMHYEICPSEIIYTFGAYGMPTRFSHWSFGKAFHRMKVQYDFGLSKIYELVINSDPCYAFLLDSNTLLQNKLIVAHVLGHCDFFKHNARFYNTSRFMVDSMAASAERIRQYEIEYGKLAVEEFIDSALALQEHVDPALVGRNMRKGNQAQSVASPEQVDPYADLFEIGAVKEETQSQPTPRFPAEPEKDLMMFIMEHAKHLQDWQRDILSVMREEMLYFWPQLETKIMNEGWATYWHLQIMRELDLDEGETVEFAKMNAGVIMPSRTSLNPYHVGLKMWEDIEKRYGREAMWEIREVESDSSFLRNYLTKELCEEMDLYLYQKVGNEWKVVEKDWEKVRDMLCASRVNGGFPVLTAQDGDYLKNGELYLKHSFDGTELDVKYLEKTLPHVYNLWGRTIHLETVLDGRAVIFTHDGKKNHRRFQ, from the coding sequence GTGAAGAAAAACGAGCTGAAAGAGTTGGAAGAGGCGATTGAGGAGATTACGATGATCGCCCGCGACTTCGGGTTGGATTTTTACGACATGCATTATGAAATCTGCCCGAGCGAGATCATCTACACGTTTGGTGCGTATGGGATGCCGACGAGATTTTCACACTGGAGCTTTGGAAAAGCTTTCCATAGAATGAAAGTGCAGTATGATTTTGGACTTTCCAAAATTTACGAGCTGGTGATCAACTCCGACCCGTGCTATGCCTTTCTGCTGGACAGCAACACGCTATTGCAAAACAAGTTGATCGTGGCGCATGTGCTCGGCCACTGCGATTTTTTCAAACACAATGCCCGTTTTTACAACACATCGCGCTTTATGGTCGATTCGATGGCCGCATCGGCAGAGCGAATCCGTCAGTATGAGATCGAATATGGGAAACTGGCGGTGGAGGAGTTTATCGACTCGGCGCTCGCCCTGCAAGAACATGTGGACCCGGCGCTGGTCGGCCGCAACATGCGCAAAGGAAATCAGGCCCAGTCTGTCGCTTCTCCGGAGCAAGTCGATCCGTATGCGGACCTGTTCGAGATCGGCGCTGTGAAAGAGGAAACGCAGTCTCAGCCGACACCGCGCTTTCCTGCAGAGCCAGAGAAGGACCTGATGATGTTCATCATGGAACATGCCAAGCACCTGCAGGACTGGCAACGCGACATTCTGTCGGTGATGCGAGAAGAGATGCTCTACTTCTGGCCACAGCTGGAGACGAAGATCATGAACGAAGGCTGGGCGACCTACTGGCATCTGCAGATCATGCGGGAATTGGACCTTGATGAAGGGGAGACGGTGGAGTTTGCAAAAATGAACGCCGGTGTGATCATGCCATCGCGCACTTCGCTCAACCCGTATCATGTGGGACTGAAGATGTGGGAAGATATTGAAAAGCGCTATGGTCGCGAGGCGATGTGGGAGATTCGCGAGGTGGAATCGGACTCGTCATTCCTGCGCAACTATCTGACCAAAGAGCTCTGTGAGGAGATGGACCTCTATCTCTACCAGAAAGTGGGCAACGAGTGGAAGGTCGTCGAAAAAGACTGGGAAAAGGTGCGTGACATGCTGTGCGCCTCCCGTGTCAATGGCGGGTTCCCCGTGTTGACCGCACAAGATGGCGATTATTTGAAAAATGGTGAACTGTATCTCAAACACAGTTTTGACGGTACCGAACTTGATGTCAAATACCTCGAAAAGACGCTTCCCCACGTCTACAATCTCTGGGGACGGACGATTCATTTGGAAACCGTTCTCGACGGTCGGGCTGTGATCTTCACCCACGACGGAAAGAAAAATCACCGCAGGTTTCAATGA
- the cas6 gene encoding CRISPR system precrRNA processing endoribonuclease RAMP protein Cas6, translated as MLDALRISKYRFTLEAGANGLELPPFKTSAFRGGFGRVFKALTCAFPGKECTDCSIQHSCPYIYVFETKPPVNSKVAPKFESVPRPYVISSEFDGKRFFKPGEKLSFELSIFGDAFDYVPFFIRAFEMLGSKGIGKERKPYTLHRVEVINLSTGSSFLIYDSHQKHIQHRPIIFTGQKLLDRAAQITAHSFTVTFETPLRMKYNGNYTADPQFHLLIRNALRRVSSLLYFHHGGQELNLDFHNLLRKAEGVKVVTSSARWVDWERFSARQDTKMSLGGIMGEVSYEGDLTPFIPFLLAAEALGIGKQTVFGLGKLHLIWGS; from the coding sequence ATGCTCGATGCCTTACGAATTTCAAAATATCGATTCACCCTCGAAGCGGGAGCGAATGGGCTGGAACTTCCGCCATTTAAGACGTCTGCCTTTCGTGGTGGATTTGGACGTGTGTTTAAGGCGCTGACTTGCGCTTTTCCGGGGAAAGAGTGTACGGATTGCTCAATTCAGCATTCGTGTCCGTACATCTATGTATTTGAAACTAAACCACCAGTAAACTCTAAAGTTGCTCCCAAATTTGAAAGTGTTCCGCGACCGTATGTGATCTCCAGCGAGTTTGACGGAAAGCGCTTTTTTAAACCGGGGGAAAAACTGAGTTTTGAGCTATCCATCTTTGGCGATGCTTTTGATTATGTGCCATTTTTTATTCGTGCCTTTGAAATGCTGGGCTCAAAAGGGATCGGCAAAGAACGCAAACCCTACACCTTACATCGAGTGGAAGTGATTAATCTTTCCACCGGTTCCTCCTTTCTCATCTACGACAGCCATCAAAAGCATATCCAGCATCGTCCAATCATCTTCACAGGTCAAAAACTGCTCGACCGTGCGGCCCAAATCACCGCTCACAGCTTTACCGTCACCTTTGAAACACCACTGCGCATGAAATACAACGGGAACTATACCGCAGATCCACAATTTCATCTGCTAATCCGCAATGCCTTACGCCGCGTGAGCAGTCTGTTGTATTTCCATCATGGCGGACAGGAACTGAACCTCGACTTCCACAACCTGTTGCGAAAAGCCGAAGGAGTTAAAGTCGTAACCTCTTCTGCCCGCTGGGTCGATTGGGAAAGGTTCTCGGCGCGTCAGGATACGAAAATGAGCTTGGGCGGAATTATGGGCGAAGTATCGTATGAAGGTGATCTCACACCGTTCATTCCCTTCCTGCTCGCCGCAGAAGCGCTAGGTATCGGCAAACAGACCGTGTTTGGCTTAGGTAAACTTCATCTCATCTGGGGTTCATAA
- a CDS encoding Cas10/Cmr2 second palm domain-containing protein, producing the protein MIDWRSWLRDPFQKREPRPYRATDYLWRDSVTGVEFGIDQQDYAELLQKAAGQLQGKSPAKRYQVWTSSAFPFGQVDDELLAFHLPYPVPQTSQDSRSGQTIETRNRLADFVLLRVGLYYALFHPQEEEWSQLRAELLHIAPTVGELQERVQAIDHFLITGEVAVEWKDRQLSIVKAGAVKIKQYLLESNKIQEIRGASRLLEGISQKQIPQFLLNTLTPESVVYSGGGNILLILPEAQGKPVAKKIENIYREMTGSAQAVAYSATVTWGELDCTHFNGTLAWIEQKKTERQMTMGTDFAASIQMRTRDHSLLSGDLEHPYELSDFQTYLQELQRETRDTAFLLLEDKAICVSCRLREATVFVKRNGIQAQCTACFQKVCSGNQEAEKEFLQEMEVMSKQYRAELGNVQLEVSKDLDAIAGVKGADGQIAIVYGDGNNMGKVVERLESLTQFRYFSVLFDQVTRLATYTTIVERKLQCEVIAVGGDDVLLILPANHALQVARVIGEKFDQALDTYAEQEGMTISFGISIAAAATPFAILFRTASDLLTSAKQVKKQNRETWRGGSIDFQVLRSTALGEGVQEERNLLFQKSAKDRYQNPITVYQLMRPYSFPQAQLMEAWIDELQKTVGSRSILYHMRDVVQNLSVEEAKLHYYYYMLTDRESNKQRQKVHQWLESHPIAGMENDLLYYRKQQHDAEEGMQLYSPWHDLVELWSVLKGGVQDEA; encoded by the coding sequence GTGATTGACTGGCGCAGTTGGTTGCGCGATCCGTTTCAAAAAAGAGAGCCGCGACCGTATCGTGCCACAGATTACCTTTGGCGGGACTCGGTGACGGGCGTGGAGTTTGGCATCGATCAACAAGACTATGCAGAACTGCTACAAAAAGCAGCAGGCCAACTGCAAGGCAAAAGTCCGGCCAAAAGGTACCAAGTCTGGACAAGCTCCGCGTTTCCATTCGGGCAAGTCGATGATGAGCTCCTTGCCTTCCACTTGCCGTATCCCGTACCGCAGACTTCACAGGACAGCCGCTCCGGACAAACCATAGAAACGCGCAATCGTCTGGCGGACTTTGTTCTGCTCCGAGTGGGCCTCTATTATGCACTGTTTCATCCGCAAGAGGAAGAGTGGAGCCAATTGCGTGCGGAACTTCTGCACATCGCTCCGACAGTTGGCGAGTTGCAAGAGCGCGTGCAGGCGATCGACCATTTCCTGATCACAGGCGAAGTGGCCGTGGAATGGAAAGACCGTCAACTCTCTATCGTCAAAGCAGGGGCGGTCAAGATCAAACAGTACCTCTTGGAATCGAACAAAATTCAGGAGATTCGCGGCGCGAGTCGACTGCTGGAAGGGATCAGCCAAAAACAGATCCCACAGTTCCTTCTCAACACGCTGACCCCAGAATCGGTGGTGTACAGCGGGGGCGGGAACATTTTGCTGATCTTGCCAGAAGCACAAGGCAAACCAGTCGCGAAAAAGATAGAAAACATCTACCGCGAGATGACTGGCAGCGCCCAAGCGGTCGCTTACTCGGCCACCGTTACATGGGGAGAGTTAGACTGCACCCATTTCAATGGCACCTTGGCTTGGATCGAGCAAAAGAAAACCGAGCGTCAAATGACGATGGGAACCGACTTCGCTGCCTCCATTCAGATGCGTACCCGGGACCACTCACTGTTGAGCGGTGATCTTGAACATCCCTATGAATTGAGCGATTTTCAGACCTATCTCCAAGAATTGCAACGAGAAACACGCGACACCGCCTTTCTCTTGCTGGAAGACAAAGCGATCTGCGTCTCCTGCCGCTTGCGTGAAGCCACGGTGTTTGTCAAACGCAACGGAATTCAGGCGCAATGTACTGCCTGCTTTCAAAAAGTATGCAGTGGCAACCAAGAGGCAGAGAAGGAATTTTTGCAAGAGATGGAAGTAATGTCAAAACAATATCGTGCTGAGCTTGGCAACGTCCAATTGGAAGTGTCAAAAGATCTGGATGCCATCGCTGGGGTAAAGGGAGCTGATGGCCAGATTGCAATCGTATACGGAGACGGAAACAACATGGGCAAAGTGGTCGAACGGTTGGAGAGCCTGACCCAGTTCCGCTATTTTTCCGTGCTGTTTGATCAGGTTACGCGCTTGGCGACCTACACGACGATTGTCGAACGAAAGTTGCAGTGTGAAGTCATCGCCGTCGGGGGGGACGATGTCTTGCTGATTCTGCCCGCCAATCATGCGCTACAAGTGGCGCGGGTGATTGGAGAGAAATTTGACCAAGCCTTGGATACCTATGCCGAGCAAGAGGGGATGACCATCTCGTTTGGCATTTCTATCGCCGCGGCGGCGACCCCGTTTGCCATCCTCTTTCGCACAGCTTCCGACTTGCTGACCTCAGCCAAACAGGTCAAAAAGCAGAACAGAGAAACATGGCGCGGCGGCAGTATCGACTTCCAAGTCCTACGCAGTACAGCACTTGGCGAAGGCGTGCAAGAAGAGCGCAATCTGCTCTTTCAAAAGTCGGCCAAAGATCGCTACCAAAACCCGATCACCGTCTATCAATTGATGCGCCCTTATTCTTTCCCACAGGCACAGTTGATGGAAGCGTGGATCGATGAGTTGCAAAAGACGGTTGGCTCGCGAAGCATCCTCTACCACATGCGCGATGTGGTACAGAATCTTTCGGTCGAAGAAGCTAAGCTGCACTACTACTATTACATGCTGACAGATCGCGAATCGAACAAACAGCGCCAAAAGGTGCATCAGTGGCTGGAATCTCACCCGATTGCGGGGATGGAAAATGACCTGCTCTACTATCGCAAACAACAACACGATGCGGAAGAAGGGATGCAACTCTACAGCCCTTGGCATGATCTGGTAGAGCTTTGGTCTGTTTTGAAGGGAGGGGTACAGGATGAAGCCTAA
- a CDS encoding RAMP superfamily CRISPR-associated protein, translated as MKPKVRLACQYRLQFQSAWLIGGTANQQGGVDAGYLTDFLGRPYLPGSTMKGKVRDSFRRLLSINPNWARHQQFLFGNAGQNTGQVYFQDALLDTAQIDDADWSHLYTRVAMDRYRKTVKDTAVITEKVVKPMLPLQGTLETFVQEEESEEIGLVLLLCLLDIKSIGSGASIGRGRIEMTYGVPTDMELARAEQSYCWLEVKQNESTEIWEWEHVKSLLQREQERQANAR; from the coding sequence ATGAAGCCTAAAGTGAGGCTTGCTTGTCAGTATCGCTTGCAGTTTCAATCAGCTTGGTTGATCGGCGGGACGGCCAACCAACAAGGAGGCGTGGATGCCGGGTATCTGACCGATTTTCTGGGACGGCCCTATCTGCCGGGCTCGACGATGAAAGGGAAGGTTCGGGACTCCTTCCGTCGCCTGCTCTCGATCAACCCAAACTGGGCCAGACATCAACAATTTTTGTTCGGCAATGCCGGTCAAAACACGGGGCAGGTGTATTTTCAGGACGCGCTGCTCGATACGGCACAGATTGACGATGCCGATTGGTCGCACCTCTACACGCGCGTCGCGATGGATCGGTATCGCAAAACGGTGAAAGACACAGCCGTGATCACCGAAAAAGTAGTCAAGCCGATGCTCCCGTTGCAAGGTACGCTGGAGACGTTTGTTCAGGAAGAGGAATCGGAGGAGATCGGTCTGGTCCTGCTCCTGTGCCTGTTGGATATTAAATCGATCGGCTCCGGTGCCTCAATCGGGCGCGGGCGTATCGAAATGACCTATGGAGTGCCAACGGATATGGAATTGGCACGGGCAGAGCAAAGTTATTGCTGGTTGGAAGTGAAGCAAAACGAGAGCACGGAAATCTGGGAGTGGGAGCATGTGAAATCGCTCCTGCAACGAGAGCAAGAAAGGCAGGCGAACGCGAGATGA